A window of the Dyadobacter pollutisoli genome harbors these coding sequences:
- a CDS encoding XrtN system VIT domain-containing protein: MKTLLQSTEADPAADHHSSNYPGSPAEARKPFAMDTDYLIGLICLALSFGLFIVSTKTSNTSGPLSETSFLFCYMIAIFYTLRMSTRGETWLSFWKAKNKTYQPHRLLLWLIWLVSCFSFNIPMPIFNESAPWLSVAIVVSAGVCILFNWEESLPRVFKKILFLFFGISAVLWTYYAVYLSWIYPASIFGLIILGFSIHSFIPLFLCITHFRILFQRWEMYKAPILAGILLPMLFAAGYVVQWRLISKKIQTITNSVATQDRDDFPAWVQIGQKIDDNWITRQVIANYLAYQMPRKDPSFVPETLNLGSSVRHDPLVLIAALFAKKTDLSQSERVKLLEVLYDARHYTQERLWSGDNLRTENVVTQIRIYPDFRTAYTEKTLSIGNHSRSRWRQEEALYTFYLPEGSVVSSLSLWINGREEKGYLTTQTKADSAYKTIVGVESRDPSVIHWQEGNAVKVRVFPCTSSERRKFKIGITSPLQLNGNRLTYENIYFKGPASDGASEGIRLDFAKNVSGLKIPFEMEESGANQMTLNRTYIPSWDLSFDAIPLSDKGFIFNSKTYQIKPFREISEPFSARKIYLDINNAWTKTEFDSVFNMVKDRAVFVYDNGMIQLSTENKNAIFDRLSSWNYSLFPVHAVRRDNNALLITKETSISPNVKDLQQSPFGDALRKDSLTTPLKTFNIGNELSPYFKTLHELRIVRCEKADIRQVGEMLTRNQFPADQERDASHHLVRIDNAKMTISESTDSLPTGAPDHIARLYAYNHMMQQIGTKYLSKEYLKDSAATSGLLKEAEQANIVTPISSLIVLETAQDYQRFDIQKSKNSLDNATLKNSGAVPEPHEWALIIIFALLVSYYTFRNYVRL, encoded by the coding sequence ATGAAAACATTGCTCCAATCTACCGAAGCGGATCCTGCCGCCGATCATCATTCAAGTAATTACCCGGGCAGTCCCGCGGAAGCGCGGAAACCGTTCGCCATGGACACGGATTACCTCATAGGCCTGATCTGCCTCGCCCTGAGTTTCGGACTATTCATAGTGAGCACCAAAACCAGCAACACTTCCGGCCCTCTCTCCGAAACTTCCTTCCTGTTTTGTTACATGATAGCGATTTTCTACACGCTAAGGATGTCAACCAGAGGCGAAACGTGGCTGTCTTTCTGGAAAGCAAAGAACAAAACGTATCAGCCACATCGGCTGCTACTTTGGCTTATCTGGCTGGTAAGCTGCTTTTCATTCAATATCCCTATGCCTATTTTTAATGAATCAGCTCCCTGGTTGTCTGTGGCTATCGTCGTTTCCGCGGGCGTTTGCATTCTTTTCAACTGGGAAGAATCGCTTCCCAGAGTTTTCAAGAAGATACTATTTCTTTTTTTTGGGATCTCGGCCGTTTTGTGGACGTATTATGCCGTTTACCTGTCTTGGATATATCCCGCAAGCATTTTTGGTCTCATCATTCTCGGGTTTTCAATTCACAGTTTTATTCCGCTCTTCCTTTGCATTACACATTTCCGGATCTTATTTCAAAGATGGGAAATGTACAAAGCGCCGATATTGGCAGGTATTTTACTTCCTATGTTGTTTGCGGCTGGCTACGTGGTTCAATGGAGGCTCATTAGTAAAAAGATCCAGACCATTACCAATTCAGTTGCCACCCAGGACCGTGACGACTTTCCTGCATGGGTGCAGATAGGCCAAAAAATCGACGATAACTGGATTACCAGGCAGGTAATTGCCAATTACCTGGCTTATCAAATGCCTCGAAAGGACCCGAGCTTTGTTCCTGAAACACTCAATTTGGGTTCAAGTGTAAGACACGATCCGTTGGTACTGATCGCTGCATTATTTGCCAAAAAAACTGACCTGAGCCAATCAGAAAGAGTGAAGTTGCTCGAAGTTTTGTACGATGCCCGACATTACACACAGGAAAGATTGTGGTCAGGAGATAATCTAAGGACTGAGAACGTAGTTACCCAAATACGCATCTATCCCGATTTCCGAACTGCTTACACCGAAAAAACGCTCAGTATCGGCAACCATAGCCGATCAAGATGGCGGCAGGAAGAAGCGTTGTACACTTTCTACTTACCAGAAGGATCGGTCGTCAGCTCCCTTTCACTTTGGATCAATGGTAGGGAGGAAAAAGGATATCTGACTACTCAAACCAAGGCGGATTCAGCTTACAAAACCATTGTGGGAGTAGAAAGCCGCGATCCGTCAGTTATTCACTGGCAGGAAGGCAATGCGGTAAAAGTGAGAGTATTTCCCTGCACAAGTAGCGAAAGAAGAAAATTCAAGATTGGCATTACTTCGCCGCTGCAATTGAATGGTAACCGCCTGACCTACGAGAACATTTATTTCAAAGGACCAGCAAGTGATGGCGCCTCAGAAGGTATCCGGCTGGATTTTGCCAAAAATGTCAGCGGGTTAAAAATTCCTTTTGAAATGGAAGAATCGGGCGCAAATCAAATGACCCTGAATAGAACTTACATTCCCTCCTGGGACCTGAGTTTTGACGCCATTCCACTTTCCGACAAAGGTTTTATTTTCAATTCAAAAACGTATCAGATCAAACCATTCCGCGAAATTTCAGAGCCATTTTCTGCCAGGAAAATTTACCTGGACATTAACAATGCCTGGACAAAAACTGAATTTGATTCGGTCTTCAATATGGTAAAAGATAGAGCTGTATTTGTATACGACAATGGAATGATACAACTATCAACCGAAAACAAAAACGCAATTTTCGATAGACTTTCGTCCTGGAATTACTCCCTGTTCCCGGTTCACGCCGTGCGCCGCGACAACAATGCATTGCTGATCACCAAAGAAACCTCCATATCCCCGAATGTGAAGGATCTGCAGCAGAGCCCGTTCGGCGACGCACTCAGAAAAGACTCGCTGACGACCCCATTGAAGACATTCAACATTGGAAATGAATTGTCGCCCTATTTCAAAACGCTTCATGAACTAAGGATTGTCCGTTGTGAAAAGGCCGATATCAGACAAGTTGGAGAAATGCTTACAAGAAACCAGTTCCCGGCGGATCAGGAAAGGGACGCTTCCCATCATCTGGTACGCATTGACAATGCGAAAATGACGATTTCTGAAAGCACGGATTCCTTACCTACGGGCGCGCCCGATCATATAGCGAGGTTGTATGCCTACAATCACATGATGCAGCAGATTGGCACAAAGTATCTCAGTAAAGAATATCTGAAAGATTCCGCGGCCACTTCCGGCCTGCTAAAAGAAGCTGAGCAAGCCAACATTGTTACGCCCATTTCAAGCCTGATTGTGTTAGAAACGGCCCAGGATTACCAACGCTTTGACATTCAAAAAAGCAAAAACAGCCTTGACAATGCTACTCTGAAAAATTCCGGAGCAGTACCTGAGCCTCACGAATGGGCATTGATCATCATTTTTGCATTGCTGGTCTCCTACTACACTTTCCGCAACTATGTACGGTTATAG